A window of the Lolium perenne isolate Kyuss_39 chromosome 7, Kyuss_2.0, whole genome shotgun sequence genome harbors these coding sequences:
- the LOC127315619 gene encoding uncharacterized protein, which produces MAFLVAVPVPGPPILRLHFTATTRASAARTDPLPEELQLVADLRTPHNHIRVADVSRRATGHPLAGARLLLLDGPGNIHSVSFPRCPLTRTYLDVFAALPPLLPRPSLAVLGFGAGSAARALLHFYPDLSVHGWELDPSVIAVARDFFGLADLEKRHAERLVVHVGDALEAEAVPGGFGGVLVDLFANGSVLPELQEADTWRRIGGMVARGGTVMVNCGGGCVEAEEEGRDGEAVKDATLRAMAAAFGDGMVAMMDVDESWVAMTGPAVGAPEDAAAAWKARLPLQLRQYVDVWRPYNGNK; this is translated from the coding sequence ATGGCATTCCTGGTCGCTGTTCCAGTTCCGGGACCTCCTATCCTCCGTCTCCACTTCACCGCCACCACACGTGCCTCCGCTGCAAGAACCGACCCCCTCCCGGAGGAGCTTCAGCTCGTCGCCGACCTCCGCACGCCGCACAACCACATCCGCGTTGCCGACGTCTCCCGCCGTGCCACCGGGCACCCCCTCGCCGGcgcccgcctcctcctcctcgacggCCCCGGCAACATCCACTCCGTCTCCTTCCCTCGCTGCCCGCTCACCCGGACCTACCTGGACGTCTTCGCCGCCCTCCCGCCCCTCCTCCCGCGCCCATCCCTCGCCGTCCTCGGCTTCGGCGCAGGCTCCGCCGCCCGCGCCCTCCTCCACTTCTACCCGGACCTGTCCGTCCACGGCTGGGAGCTCGACCCCTCCGTCATAGCCGTCGCGCGGGACTTCTTCGGCCTCGCCGACCTCGAGAAGCGCCACGCCGAGAGGCTGGTCGTCCACGTCGGCGACGCGCTGGAGGCCGAGGCCGTGCCGGGAGGCTTCGGCGGCGTGCTGGTGGATCTGTTCGCCAACGGAAGCGTGCTGCCGGAGCTCCAGGAAGCGGACACGTGGCGCCGGATAGGCGGGATGGTGGCGCGCGGAGGGACGGTCATGGTGAACTGCGGCGGGGGCTgcgtggaggcggaggaggaggggagggACGGCGAGGCCGTGAAGGATGCGACGCTGCGGGCGATGGCTGCAGCGTTCGGGGACGGGATGGTCGCCATGATGGATGTGGATGAAAGTTGGGTCGCCATGACCGGGCCGGCGGTCGGCGCGCCAGAGGACGCCGCTGCGGCGTGGAAGGCTAGGTTGCCGCTGCAGCTGCGCCAGTATGTTGATGTGTGGAGGCCATACAATGGCAACAAATGA
- the LOC127314400 gene encoding protein H2A.5: MAGRKGGERKKSVTRSVKAGLQFPVGRIGRFLKKGRYAQRVGSGAPVYLAAVLEYLAAEVLELAGNAAKDNKKSRIVPRHLLLAIRNDQELGRLLAGVTIAHGGVLPNIHSVLLPKKSAAAAEKKEKEPKSPKKKAATPKKK; the protein is encoded by the coding sequence ATGGCCGGAAGGAAGGGCGGCGAGCGGAAGAAGTCGGTGACGCGGTCGGTCAAGGCGGGGCTCCAGTTCCCGGTGGGCCGCATCGGGCGCTTCCTCAAGAAGGGCCGCTACGCGCAGCGCGTGGGGTCCGGCGCGCCCGTCTACCTCGCCGCCGTCCTCGAGTACCTCGCCGCCGAGGTGCTCGAGCTCGCCGGCAACGCCGCCAAGGACAACAAGAAGAGCCGCATCGTGCCGCGCCACCTGCTGCTCGCCATCCGCAACGACCAGGAGCTCGGCAGGCTGCTCGCCGGCGTCACCATCGCGCACGGTGGGGTCCTGCCCAACATCCACTCCGTCCTCCTCCCCAAgaagtccgccgccgccgccgagaagaaggagaaggagcccAAGTCGCCCAAGAAGAAGGCCGCCACCCCCAAGAAGAAGTAG